CCGCTCTGGATGGCGATTGTGATGTGTCCACCTGTCAAGGTCTCCCATGCGATAGGTCGCGGGAAATGAAAATGCCGGTGACTAGGCCGGAAGGTCGAGTCCGAAGGGATGGATTTCGCACATGACTGACTCCCGGAGCATGGCGTGGCCGAACAAAATACCGGCCGGATAACCGGATTGTTTCGACAAAATGAGGCCGATGACATGCACAGTTATAAAAAGCTTGACTCTACTGTTCGGTCAAATTCGCTGAACACTTAGCGAATGCAGAATGTGATTTTGCCCCCCCCCGGTAACGGCGTGGAGCTGACGGATCAATTGCTCACGCAAATCGAGACCGCGATACGCGCCCTCCCTTATAATCCGGCATGACCACCTCCGTTTCCCACGCAACAATCCCACGGCCGGCATCACCCGTCACGCGATTCATCGATTTGCCGATCGCGCATGCCTCGGCGAGCCCTTCACCATTGACGAATGTGGAATACACGTCCCGCATGCGGCGCGTGGCGGTCCTATGAAGATACCCAAACGGCTTGTACCGCTTCTCGAAGAAGGACTCATCGACGAAGTCATTGGCCAGTTGATGAGCGGCAAGGAAGCAACCGTCTACGTCGTACGCAGCGGCGAATCCACGCGTTGTGCCAAGGTCTACAAGGACGCGAAGCAGCGCAGCTTTCGGCAAGCCGCGTCATATCGGGACGGCCGCAAGGTCAAGAACAGCCGGCAGGCGCGGGCAATGGAAAAAGGGACGCGCTACGGTCGTCAAATGCAGGAAGCGTCATGGCAGAACGCCGAAGTGGACGCACTGTTCCGGCTCGCCGACGCAGGTGTACGCGTGCCGCAACCCTACATTTGTACCGATGGCGTGTTGCTGATGGAGCTGGTGATCGACGCAATGGGTAACGTCGCGCCTCGGCTCAACGATGTCGAACTGAGCGAAGCTCGCGCGCTCGAACTCCACGCGCTGCTGCTCAATCAGGTTGTACGA
The sequence above is a segment of the Trinickia acidisoli genome. Coding sequences within it:
- a CDS encoding PA4780 family RIO1-like protein kinase produces the protein MKIPKRLVPLLEEGLIDEVIGQLMSGKEATVYVVRSGESTRCAKVYKDAKQRSFRQAASYRDGRKVKNSRQARAMEKGTRYGRQMQEASWQNAEVDALFRLADAGVRVPQPYICTDGVLLMELVIDAMGNVAPRLNDVELSEARALELHALLLNQVVRMLCAGVIHGDLSEYNILLAADGPVIIDLPQAVDAAGNNDAASMLKRDVDNLAAYFGRFAPQILTASYGTEIWALFEAGRLHVDAELTGRVEDDTQPVDLDEVLQAIEEIRLEEDARARRQQELSAGR